A genomic segment from Sorangium aterium encodes:
- a CDS encoding M16 family metallopeptidase — MNERSERRDLRGRRTARPWLSWTTALAAAVACGCAAGQAPQPHAQAGAPARPAPATSGPAAPPAEVARGEQPPPSGPAKPARMPPIAWAELPSGLRVATAVSRALPLVEVRVVIRGGSAADGERTGLAALTGELLLRGGAGGLPGREVLARVESLGASLRVDTGLDATVIGLRAPSDRLAEAALLLGLVVQRPRLDAAELARLKAQAAEAARERARSDGRWGALMVLFRDLYALPTELHPYASFGATAAELPQITAADCRAFHAAWYVPKNTVVVVAGDTTPEAARAAVEKAFTDRRGEEPPSLSFTDPVAPASLKITIVDRPKSAESELFLGLLGPERSAPEWPALAVAGEVLGGPSGRLSQELLEPRGPAREVSAAPLDVAHGPVPLLAHVRVPAARTGLAAQAMLEHAERLAAAAPSQEEVDAAARRLTAGLGLGLGTATGLADEIAGMQALDLPDDHQESYRKELRDITPAFAGKVAHDNVRPAHAAIVVVGDAQAIGPMLSRLGDVKVVDPTRAFERKRTIPRDASASSAPSQAPAPGAGRAAPAEEPQ; from the coding sequence ATGAACGAGCGAAGCGAGCGACGCGACCTGCGCGGGCGGCGGACAGCGCGCCCCTGGCTCTCCTGGACCACGGCGCTCGCGGCGGCCGTGGCGTGCGGCTGCGCTGCTGGGCAGGCGCCGCAGCCGCACGCGCAGGCGGGAGCACCGGCGAGGCCCGCGCCGGCGACGTCTGGGCCGGCGGCGCCGCCGGCCGAGGTCGCTCGCGGGGAGCAGCCGCCGCCGTCCGGCCCCGCGAAGCCCGCGCGCATGCCCCCGATCGCCTGGGCCGAGCTCCCGAGCGGCCTCCGCGTCGCCACGGCGGTGAGCCGCGCGCTGCCGCTCGTGGAGGTCCGGGTGGTCATCCGCGGCGGCTCCGCGGCCGACGGCGAGCGCACGGGGCTCGCCGCGCTCACGGGCGAGCTCCTCCTGCGCGGGGGCGCGGGCGGCCTCCCCGGCCGCGAGGTGCTCGCGCGCGTCGAGTCGCTCGGCGCCTCGCTGCGGGTGGACACCGGCCTCGACGCGACCGTGATCGGCCTGCGCGCCCCCAGCGATCGCCTCGCGGAGGCGGCCCTGCTGCTCGGGCTCGTCGTGCAGCGGCCGCGCCTCGACGCCGCGGAGCTCGCCAGGCTGAAGGCCCAGGCCGCCGAGGCGGCGAGGGAGCGCGCGCGCTCGGACGGCCGCTGGGGAGCGCTGATGGTCCTCTTCCGCGACCTCTACGCGCTCCCCACCGAGCTGCACCCGTACGCCTCGTTCGGCGCGACCGCGGCGGAGCTCCCGCAGATCACCGCCGCCGACTGCCGCGCGTTCCATGCGGCGTGGTACGTCCCGAAGAACACCGTGGTGGTGGTGGCGGGCGACACGACGCCCGAGGCCGCGCGCGCGGCCGTGGAGAAGGCCTTCACCGACCGCCGCGGCGAGGAGCCCCCGTCGCTCTCGTTCACCGATCCGGTGGCCCCGGCGTCGCTCAAGATCACGATCGTCGATCGCCCGAAGAGCGCGGAGAGCGAGCTCTTCCTCGGCTTGCTCGGCCCCGAGCGCAGCGCCCCGGAGTGGCCCGCGCTCGCGGTCGCGGGCGAGGTCCTCGGCGGCCCCTCCGGGCGCCTCTCGCAGGAGCTCCTCGAGCCGCGCGGGCCGGCGCGCGAGGTGTCCGCGGCGCCGCTCGACGTCGCGCACGGGCCCGTCCCGCTCCTGGCCCACGTCCGCGTCCCTGCGGCGCGCACGGGCCTCGCCGCGCAGGCGATGCTGGAGCACGCGGAGCGGCTCGCGGCCGCGGCGCCCTCGCAGGAGGAGGTCGACGCCGCGGCGCGGCGGCTCACCGCCGGCCTCGGCCTCGGCCTCGGGACGGCCACCGGGCTCGCCGACGAGATCGCCGGCATGCAGGCGCTCGATCTGCCAGACGACCACCAGGAGAGCTACCGCAAGGAGCTCCGGGACATCACGCCGGCCTTCGCCGGCAAGGTCGCGCACGACAACGTGCGACCGGCGCACGCAGCGATCGTCGTGGTGGGCGACGCCCAGGCGATCGGCCCGATGCTGAGCCGCCTCGGGGACGTGAAGGTGGTCGACCCGACCCGCGCCTTCGAGCGGAAGCGCACGATCCCGCGGGACGCGAGCGCGTCGTCCGCCCCGTCGCAGGCGCCGGCGCCCGGCGCTGGCCGCGCGGCGCCGGCAGAGGAGCCGCAGTGA